The following nucleotide sequence is from Microbacterium arborescens.
CGCGCCACCTCGAGCTCTTCTTCGATGCGCTGCCGCCGCACCTCGAGTCGCTCGGGTATCTCGGCGCCGTCGAGGCGTACGCCGACGGCATCCGGATGGCTGAGAGGGATTTCGGCATGACGGGGCTGATGATCCAGGGGATCGATCGCAGCCGCAGTGGCGAGGAGGCCCTCGCGGTCGTCCGCCGGGTCGTCGACAACCCGCACCCGTACGTCGCGGGCATCGGCCTCGACAACCTCGAGACCGCCGGTCCGCCCGAGCGCTTCGTCGACGCGTACCGCCTGGCCGGTGAGGCGGGTCTCGGACGCACCGCGCATTCGTCGGAGCACGCCCCGACCGCCGTCAACACGATCACCTGCCTCGATCTGCTCGGCTGCGACCGCATCGACCACGGGTACTACGTGCTCGAGGACGACGCGGTCGTCGAGCGGATGCGCGAGGAGCAGGTCGCGTTCACCGTCGCCTCGACCACGTCACGCCGCTCGTGGCGGCCCTGGCGTCGCGCATCGATCGGCGCGATGCTCGAGGCCGGGCTCAACGTCATCCCGTGCTCCGACGACCCCGGGATGTTCCCCACGACCCTCGCCGCCGAGTACGGCATCGTCACGGAGCAGATCGGTGCGTCGCGCGAGCAGGTCC
It contains:
- a CDS encoding adenosine deaminase family protein gives rise to the protein MTSAASLPVDYLQRLPKADLHCHLIGTVRASTFAELAHRESLELPADPERIFADINSLPPDPALYRNTRIPVPQQRGADEPEVSYSLFQVSNWVVEVLRDADDLTRIVYEAFEDAHRRSGTRHLELFFDALPPHLESLGYLGAVEAYADGIRMAERDFGMTGLMIQGIDRSRSGEEALAVVRRVVDNPHPYVAGIGLDNLETAGPPERFVDAYRLAGEAGLGRTAHSSEHAPTAVNTITCLDLLGCDRIDHGYYVLEDDAVVERMREEQVAFTVASTTSRRSWRPWRRASIGAMLEAGLNVIPCSDDPGMFPTTLAAEYGIVTEQIGASREQVRRMAISSFEASWLPAEDRARRVAEVTREIDALDAEFALSV